CGTGTTTGGAGTCTCTTTGTGATGCAGCGTCAATGAAGATTTCGGCGCTAAATTTCGTAACAATGCTGCGTGATCCTAAGAGGGAGCTGCTCTTTCTCCACGCCTCATATGAATAGTCAATAGCGTCAAAAGATTTGAGCTGCTGTGAGGTTTGCGCTGCGTTGATTAAGCTTTGCAACAGTGATAGGGAAAGGTCTGGGAGGAGCTGCCGACGAAGTTGGACGGAAAAGGCCTGCAGCTCCTGCACCTGGTATGGAAGATATTGCAGTTGATTGCAGCCACCTTCAAGCAGTGCGAGCAAAACGGAGTCCGGGAAGCTCCGTTTGAATAGGTTGGTGACCTTGAAGctgtctctttccttctcgttCATCTGAGAAGACCTGAAGTGCAGTGTCCAATACCTTGCCGCATACTCAAGAAGATGATATTGGTCGAAATATCTGTGTTGGGCAGACTGGCTTAATGACGTCGTGGACACCTCTACCTCATCAGTTACACTGAGCTTCACATAAGCCAATAATCGTGTAAGGAGGTCGGAATGCGCCTCCTTCATGGTCAAAGGCAGTTTTCCTTTGCCGCTGTCACTAGCGGCAGATTTCGCCTGATTGATAAGGAACTGTCGGAGAGCAGGGGAtctaaaagaaattatttcGTTTTCGATTGTAATAAAAGATCCAAACATCCGACGGATGTCGCCTTCTACGTTGCCCACGCGAGGTACAACCTCCGTTCTTTTCGTGTCGATCTCCAGAAGAGAACGAACCTCTTGCACTCGCAGGGGGCGGTGGGAAACGATCGTCCAAGCCAACAGTGATCGTGCCGACCAATCGCTCAAGTCTATCGAATTGAGTGTCTGTTTCAACATATCCTGAAGCGAGGAAGGTATTTTTTGcaccaaggatatcatgTCTGATGAAGTTCTTAGGGCACTCAACTGACCGACTGCCAATTGCGCAATAGGAAAACATCCGTTGGCTTTCTTCACAATGCCACcttcgatttcttctcgGTCCTCTAATGATAGTCCAATGCAGACTTCGGAGGACTCAATTTCATTGCGAACTACTGTTCGGACATCGCCGGCTGTCTGGCTTGGCTCGATCTTTATGCGATAGGCCTCACCAGGTACGCCATGCAGGGGCCTGGACAAGGCAATCACTTTAATTGAAGGGCTTTGTGAAACCAACGTTTGCAAGTGATGAAAGAGACGTGGAATAACCTCGGGATCCCCGTTGAGGCTGTCGACACCATCGACGATGACCATCATTTTGCCTGTTTCTTTCACGGCTATGTTTAAAGCCCTCCATAAAGAGTCCTCCACACTCTTGCTGGAAGCCCCGGATGAGTGGAGGCTCATTGAGTGCTCCAGAGCCCTTAGCAGGTCTCCATCCTTTGCTTGTCGTCCAAGTATCTCCAGTAGTAGCCCTTTCGCCAATCCTATAGGACCGGTAGTAGCGCTGATATCGTCGTCTGCACGATAATTAGTTCACTGTTGTTACACTTCCCAGTTTCTTGGGATTTGTATCTCACAAACTCTGAATGTGACCACATCATAGTCTTGTGGATCGGTTGATGTTTGAAGTTGCTGGATGATCCACTCAGATAAAACAGTCTTCCCTGTACCCGTGTCACCGGTTACCGTAAATAATTGACTCTCGCTTGATCGTATCTGAGAAAGTCTATTGGCAAACCACTCGCAGGTGTACTCTGCCGGCTGAGGTGAACGAGCCGACAGGGCCCTCGAGGCTTCGCGATCCTTGATCGACAAGTATTCCCATATCTCCTGCACTTTTTCTGACGGATCTACACTGACATCGCCCATGATAAGCCTACTCCAAAGCCTCTCCTTAACCGCGATACGATGGGAATGGAATGCTTGAATCTGTGAAATAAACCGTGATTGTAAATCGGATGCATCGAAAGCCTTGGAGGCGCCTTCAGCCTTTTGAAAATAGTGCACACTGGCTGAACAAATGAGGCCACATAGCTCAGCATATGCAGCAACAAGCTCTTGCTGAGCAACGGTGTCGGACATCAAGATTTCCAGATTGTTCCTAAAATGCGACAACTCGACTGCGAATCTATGGAATACCTGGAAGAACGAGGCCAGGAGTCTTGCCTGTTCTGAGCCACACTGTCTACAAGTTAATGGACTTTGTTCGGCGAAGAACCTCCGCACCTATCCGAATACGCACCTGCAGAAGCAAGAGAAAACTTCCCCCCATCAGTCGGATTGCGCGCTCGGTTCCGGATGTGAAACTCGCCATCAGTCGCGCGAGCTGCTCTAACCGGCCCACTAGGACCACAGCATGCTTAAAAGCTCGATCAAGTTGACTGCCATTCTCGGGCATAAACCTCAATCGTTCCTCTGCGATACCGTCCAAGATATCTGTCGTCGATCGTACACTGTCGAACACTTCTTTCGCTGGAGCGTCTAGCTGAGGTCGCACTCGGGAGGCGATTTGATCACTAGCTCGGTGGAGGGCATCCAGCTTTCGAGCGTCACCCGCGCTCCCATCCTCCCCCGTTCCGGAGATCGCACTGTGGAATATGTCCTGCCGGAAGGACGGATACCCGGCGGTGGGAAGAACGACCTCTGCCGACATTTCAACTCAACGCGGCCCTTCTTTCAAAATACCGAGTTCGCGCATGTAAGAAGAATGTAGTTGATTGATTAGCTGAGAGGTGCGCCAGAATGGTTTTCATTGAAGATCCAGGTCTTGTCAACCAGGTGTTGGGATATGTGGTGGTCTCGGTTGACATCATCAATGAGGAGAGTGTTCGCAGATGAGTGCACGCAAGCGGAAGTCATCTGGATGATAGCATCGGTACCTCACCACCAATCCATAAAGACAGGATATTGATGGATCATTGGACAATCGGTGAACCATTCAGAGCTTTTTTCTAGAAGTGTGACGACATCATGTCTTCCATAGTATGGGAATGAATGGTCCAACATCATGAACCGAGTTGAACCCGTGATGACTTACCCCAATGGTCCACTACATAGCTCTAGACGCCGAATCTAGCTCCGGAGTACAATTTGGCATTCAGCTGCCTCAAGCATTCCCAACTCGAATCCTGTTTTAAATGAGTGTTGACCACAATGGATGGATGTGGTTTTCTGGTACAATCGCCCATATAAGGTTTCTTCCCCACACCCCGCATCATACATTTTATCCGCGCACATCCGGTCCTCTATTACGTATATACCATAAACTTGAACTAAGGACAACTGCCTCTAGTCGGATTGAGTATGCTGTGACTCAAGTGTCTCTTGGAAAAGCGTGAGACAGACATCCTGGACTAGCGGAAGCCACCTAGGTCTACCCTTCCTGGAGCCAGTCTATAAGGTCTAATCAGTTTACCAATACTTCAGCCCGTGCCTTCTACAAACAGGTGTCTTACGAATCCTTCCAACATCCTGGTAATCTCATGTGTACTCTATCTATTTTCAGCGCAATCGTATCCCCTTTCCTGCGCACTCGCCTAGCACCAGCTGCCAAGGAGGACCAAGACGAAACCTATAAGCTCACTTAATAACACATGCTATGCCAagtatattagataaaatcGGCTTATATTAGGCCCCTGTTAATATGCTCAAACTCAAAACCCACCTCATCCGTTAGCACTAAAGTAATCTACAGGAGTCGGAACatcaccgaagaagaggttTCCACCCCCTAACGCTACCTTTCGAGTATTAGAGTGTCAAATGAGTCGTGCAGATTGGCAAGCCAGGAGCCGGGCGAATCTGTAGTGCGTTATGGCAATATACATGGCTTCAGGCCAAGACCGAGGTTGGACGGGAATCCTTCAAATAGTGTATTCGCAACGGGTTTCCTGCGTGTTCAGGACTAGCACAATCGGCTTGCCGAGCAAATAGTTGGGATGAACAGGAACATGTGggataatttaatatagatttcaTGCTATGGGATTTGATATAGTCTGATTGGGGGAGTGTGGCTAAGCTATGGTCTCTATTGGAGATTACGGTGCAAAGCCCCTATGAgggagatggaagaaaaaaaatcacgcaaaaataagagaaaggagagatgTAGTACGTATGCCATATTCCTCAAATTATGCATCAAAGAAGAGCAGTGCCCTGGTGCCCCGGCGCCCGGTGGTTGTATAACTCTATGCAGTCTTCTAGGCCAACCGATGCATCTGTCATGCAACGCTCAGATGTTCTCCTGCAGAAACTTTCAGGTACATTTGGGGGGCACCTCTAGGCAGTCAGGTACTTAGCTCTAGCCGAGCCAATGGCACTGGACATCCAGGAGGAGACCTGATGGATAACGCGTCGTGCTAACAGATTTAATCTATTGCGGGCAAGCACGTGTTCCTCCTGTTGGCGGAGATCAGCTGCCGATTTGCCCTAATTGTCAATGATCGTCTCTTTCGGCAGCGACGGAATATTTACTGGAAAAGTACTCATTCACTCTCGCAACATGAGAAATGAACTGAAAGAAAGTCCTATATAAAGGACGTCTTTTCCGCAATGAGATCTATTGAACAATTACCTTTCGTATCCGAACCGTCGCCATGCATTTCCCTCTTACTCTCGCTGTGCTGCCCCTTGCAGCTCAGGCTGTGAACATCATTTCCGCCAACGACGACGGGTGGGCCGAGAAGAACATCCGGACTCTCTACGACACCTTGACTGCGGATGGTCACTCGGTCGTGATTTCGGCGCCAGCGGAAAACAAGAGCGGAACAGGCATGTTCTCCCCTTTACTCACCCAGCCACTCACACTGGATCTAACCAATTACACATTTAGGCTCCTCGGACGCAGACCCTACGGTATTGACCGAAGCCTGCGAATTTGACAGCTGCCCAGAAGGCAGCCCCGCAGTGGGAAACAACGCTACCCAGCCGCGCTGGAACTACGTGAACTCGTACCCCGTCACGTCGATCAAATATGGTATCCAGAACCTCTCCACCACCTATTTCAACGGCAAGCCCGACCTGGCCGTCACCGGTCCAAACGTCGGCGCCAATCTGGGAGTGGCGAACGCCATTTCCGGCACCGTAGGCGCCGCCTGCTACGCCGCGCACGATGCGGGTATTCCAGCAATCGCTTTCTCCGGATCCAGCGGTTCTGCGACCGCATGGGATGATCCCACGCCCGAGTACGCTACGATCTACGCCCAGCTGGCCACCAAGGTCGTCGACAAGGTCGTGGCTGCCGGCACTCCCTACCTCCCCGAGGACGTTTACCTTAACGTCAACTTCCCCAAGGTGGATGATTGCGCCAGCGTCGACGACTACAAGTTTGTGCTCTCGCGCATTTACACCGCTGTGCCGCTTTTTTCAGGCGATGATGTCGAAACCTGCAGTAACGATAAGCGACTGCCGACTGAGACCAAGGTCACGGGTTCGGGTTGCTACGTGAGTATCTCCGTGGGCAATGCGTCGAACAAGAGGGATGCGAATGCTGCGGTGCAGGGAGAGGTGCTGAACAAGTTGGGTGATTTCCTGACCTGTTTGTCCTAATTAACCGGACTGATTGCGCCACGATCCACTGGGTCGGAGGTGAATGGTTAGGGTGATTTACATTAAAACCGTTGCGTGGTCGCTTGGTTGTATGCTATTGGCGATAATGTATAGTTTCCATAGCAGATTAATTAATGTGGTGACATAACTTAATTTGCCCGAGCCTGCCTACTGTTAATCTTCTAGGCCTGCAGCTTAGGGCGTATTTATCTAAACTAAGCAATGTAGCACTGCGAGCCCGAATCCTTCACGCAGAGCATAGACTAGCAGGGATGGCTGCATAACATGATACGCATTAAGCGCTTTATTTACTTGAATAGTTAAAATCTCCGAAAGATAAGAGCTGCCACAATAGGCACAAAAAAGCGCACGGCGCGGTAGACATGTCTTTAACACATTGCGACAGGACATGGATTACATTCATATCGCGCAGTAGCACTCTCACAAACAAACTATTAAACACTAGACGCGGTAGTTCTACAAAAAGTCTCCTCCGATTGGCAGCGATCGAGGGGACAGTAACGACCTGAGACAAGAAATACGTTAGATTTCAGTCAATCCAACGGCGCCTGGCATATTAACCTAGAACCCACTCCCCACCAAGCCAGGAACAGGATCAACCCGATAGACCCTGACTTATCCACTGACGATCCTTCCAGGTACCACGGTCCTGATATCGTTCGGTTGGCCGGATATCGCGCTCTTCCGCATGTGATCGGCATAACGTCGGAGAATTATTTGCGCGATGGAATAGGGATCGACGAACTATGCAGAATGGTTCGGTCATTCGTATAAAGGGTAACGGGCGTCTTGTAGGTACAATGTCGGTCAATTGACTGATCGTCAGCCTCAAACAGTCTTCAATATGCTCTCGAAACTCCTTCTCCTTACCGCTGCGCTGTCACAGCTTGTCCAGGGCGGTCTCATTCGTCGAGAGTCCATCGATCATGACAAGGTGGTGGGATTCCCTGAGACAGTTCCCTCTGGGGCTATTGGCGATGTGTACAAGGCGTATCAGCCGTTGCTGAAAGTTGTTAATGGTTGTGTTCCCTTCCCTGCCGTGGATGCTCAGGGAAACACCAAGTAAGCAAGACAGACGGTATTCCTTATAACTATAGGATCAAGCATACTAAGTACATATAGCGGCGGTCTCGACATCTCGGGCTCCAACGACGGCGACTGCTCCAAGAGTGACGGACAAGTCTACGTCCGGGGCGGGAAGTCCGGTGACAAGTACGCCCTCATGTACTCGTGGTATTTCCCCAAGGACCAGGCCGCGCCCGGCATGGGACACCGCCACGATTGGGAGGGAGTGATCGTTTGGATCTCCGACCCGGCCAAGACATCCGCGGACAACATCCTGGCCGTGTGTCCGTCCGGCCATGGCAAATGGGATTGCTCGACGGATGGCTACACGCTTCAGGAAACACATCCGTTGATCAAGTATTACAGTGTCTGGCCTGTGAACCACCAGTGCGGTCTCACAAATGAGGCTGGTGGATCCCAGCCGCTGATTGCTTATGAGAGTTTGCCAGAGCCTGCGAAGAATGCGTTGGAGACTGTGGACTTTGTCAAGGCGAATGTGCCGTTTAAGGAGGAGAATTGGGCTGAGAATCTGGGGAAGGCTACTTTCTAAATACTGTGAAGGCTTCGCGTGATTGAGGCATATGTATAGGATAGAGTTCACGTCACATACATAATGTTTATATTGGGGACAACCCATTGTATATAGCTCTTCTGAGGATAACATGTTCTGAGAAACAATTTTGTTGAATGTTGGCTGGTATTGTGACATCCACCTCAGTAACTCTGTTATTACTGTATCTCGTCAGTcttaatactatatctttCCTTGTGTTACGTCATGAATGAGCACTGCAAGTAATGGACATGAACTGGTATACACGAAGTTATAGTTATTGACGCCAGGGTCACATATCATCCTTGGCTGACATTCCGTTTTACATCATTAACAAAAGCAATCGAGGGTATTTTCGTTGTAGACCCTAAACAATGCAAAGAGCGTCACAACAACTACTCTTTGATATTCCTCCCTTGATTGACAGTTAGGTATGGCGATGTAACTTGCctccactactactaccaaCTACCATAGAGGAAGATGCCCTCGCATTGTGTATTATGTTTGCTTGAGTGTGGTGACTTATCTCGCCACTGGGCCTAGTACATAGATCGTCAGATAATTTATCAGTGAATTATTAATCATGGTATTCTTCACTAGAGGGAAAACACGTACGAAGGTCTAGAGCGCAAGCAATTCAATACGCGTGTAGGATATGTTGGACCAGTACAACAGTAGTAGTCAATTGAGGCCGTGGCTCATATGAGCTCACGGAAAGAATCTATAATACAGGTTTCTAAAGCATTCCGATTTCCCTTCGGCGCACACAATATTTGAGCCCTAATGATGTCTTCCCTTCGAAGTCAACGCTTAGCGGCgggcagcagcagaagaggagggagcagccgaggaagagggggtAGCGGCAGCAGAAGAGGATGGGGCggccgaggaggaggcgCCAGAGCCCGAGGCAGGAGTGGTAGCAGCGGCGCCAACGGTGAGGGCGGTGCCGGTCGAGGTAACAGTGGAGGCGGCCTGGGTGACTCCAGTAGCAGCACCGGAGTAGAGGGTAGGGCCGGGGACTGGGTATTCGGAGACGGTTTggtagatgttgaagatgatgccatCGCCGGTGGGGGTGTAGAGCTCGGTTCCTACGACACCAGCGGGCTTGTCGGTACCCTCACCGTTGACCTTCAGGTTAAAGCAAGAGGGGTAGTTCTGGGCACCACCCTCAGTGCCGGCGGAGTGGAGAGCAATCAGTTCGTGACGGAGCACATAGTATCCCGGGGCGATCGACTTGGGGATCTCGACGAGCcaggtgttgttgttctggATCAACTGGTCGTCACCCCAGACACCGGGGACACTGGAGCCATCAACAATACCGACACCatcgatcttgaagaactcAAGAGAGGTCTTGTCAACCGAGGCACAGTTGGGCTCACAGCGGGCAAGGTAGTCGACGACAGGACCGTGGTGAGATTCGGGCCATGGGGTCCATTGAAGGCTGATGCGGTCTCCGGCGTTGACCTCGACGTAGCCCTTGCCAGCGGTGGCGTTCTGGTGACAGATGATATCGGGGGAAGAGTAGTCATCGGGGGCGAGAGGGCCGTTGCCAGTGTTGGGAGTGGTCCAGGCGGCTACAGTGGGAGCACTTTCGCCCATGTAGGGGAAGGAGTTGATATCAAATCCCTCGTAGTAGACGCCGTTGATCACAATGTTGCTGACATGGCCGTGGGCAGCAACCTTGGTGGCCGAGAGGAGGGCCGTCAGAAGGGAAGCGGATTGAATGTGATGCATTTTGTcaaggcagagaaagaaTATCAGTCAATGAACGAAGCTAAGTAGTGAAACAATGGTAGATGCGATCCAGCGCAACGAATGTAATAGTTTAGCCGGGTAGGCAGAGAATAAAGATGTCGAAAGAAAGACCGGTTGTTTtaatggatgagaagaatgagCGAGTCCATTGTCCTTTTTAAATCACGAAGGTGTATCTAACCGCCACCCTGTATCTCACACCTCAAACGACCGTTGGTCTGTTCTGCATGCATGATGACCCATCGCTTGCGTGCCCTGGAAGGATAACCCGAAGAAAAGCCACCAGACGTTGCGGTTCCACAAGCGCCGAAGTAATCAATGTGAGAATATACGATGATTAAAGACCTATGAGTGTGGGCATCGACACAATAGGGTATTTTCTCGGGTCTTCCCCCGAAGATACCGACTCTGCCAGGAGTTTAAGCGTAGCAGATTGATTTAAATTGGCGCCGATCCCCGTTAGTTGGTTTGGGGGTGAAATTATCCGTAGCATGGATCCACCACTCACGCCCTTGAAAGCCCTTAGCCGCGACAAGAGTGGAGATGGTCTAACTAAGAACAGTCGTTATTATCCCTACTGCAGTCCTAGTGTGCTTTGTCCCTAGAATGTAAACCCTGATTGCTGGGATTGCCTCAATCCATAAGGTTGTTTCATGTCCATGTTGACTGTCACACCATCATGAAGGCAGGTTCACAGAATCTGCAAATTGACTGGTGTGTAGACATGGCAAAAACCGCAAAGGTTGCCGAGGAATTATAGCagctttgttttcttccgcCTCTAATAAGTAGCCAAGACGGGGAATTATTGCATTgtaatattaatctttacCTTATTCTCTCAAGACCATCCCTCGGTCCGAGCCCGGGCCAAGAGAGCACTCTATGAGGATTCTTAATGTATTTTCATTGGTGCTCTAGAATTCATGGCTCCACTATGAGATGCCAAAGCTCATATTATATCTGAAGCCAGAGGAAAGAGCAGGACTTTATCCTGCTAATAGGGCAGAGGTGGAGATACTATTGATTCCACAGCCCAGATTCATATGTACAATACACACAAGCAGCTTGCCGAAGACAACTCCACTTCAGTCTATGTAGTTCTATGCTAGATCACTTGGGTCTTCCAAAGATTCGAACTCCCATGTTCACCTAATACGTATCAACAACCGACTCAAGATATCTTTGTGGTGCGATAACCTCACTGACGCGTTAGGCCTTCACTGTTAGACCCCAACAAACGCCTGGTATAGAGGCCAACTCAAATACTCTGAGTCACTCCTTCACACACTGCTAAGGCCAGTGTGGATACTGTATGGTTCATGGAGCCACCATTTAAATATTCCCGCACCCAAATAGACACGGAAATGCCCCCTTTTCCATGTCTATACTCTATCGTATTGCTGAAAGAGGCATA
The sequence above is a segment of the Aspergillus flavus chromosome 4, complete sequence genome. Coding sequences within it:
- a CDS encoding 5'/3'-nucleotidase sure family protein, with the translated sequence MHFPLTLAVLPLAAQAVNIISANDDGWAEKNIRTLYDTLTADGHSVVISAPAENKSGTGSSDADPTVLTEACEFDSCPEGSPAVGNNATQPRWNYVNSYPVTSIKYGIQNLSTTYFNGKPDLAVTGPNVGANLGVANAISGTVGAACYAAHDAGIPAIAFSGSSGSATAWDDPTPEYATIYAQLATKVVDKVVAAGTPYLPEDVYLNVNFPKVDDCASVDDYKFVLSRIYTAVPLFSGDDVETCSNDKRLPTETKVTGSGCYVSISVGNASNKRDANAAVQGEVLNKLGDFLTCLS
- a CDS encoding putative NPP1 domain protein, whose amino-acid sequence is MLSKLLLLTAALSQLVQGGLIRRESIDHDKVVGFPETVPSGAIGDVYKAYQPLLKVVNGCVPFPAVDAQGNTNGGLDISGSNDGDCSKSDGQVYVRGGKSGDKYALMYSWYFPKDQAAPGMGHRHDWEGVIVWISDPAKTSADNILAVCPSGHGKWDCSTDGYTLQETHPLIKYYSVWPVNHQCGLTNEAGGSQPLIAYESLPEPAKNALETVDFVKANVPFKEENWAENLGKATF
- a CDS encoding putative endo-1,4-beta-glucanase (unnamed protein product), with translation MHHIQSASLLTALLSATKVAAHGHVSNIVINGVYYEGFDINSFPYMGESAPTVAAWTTPNTGNGPLAPDDYSSPDIICHQNATAGKGYVEVNAGDRISLQWTPWPESHHGPVVDYLARCEPNCASVDKTSLEFFKIDGVGIVDGSSVPGVWGDDQLIQNNNTWLVEIPKSIAPGYYVLRHELIALHSAGTEGGAQNYPSCFNLKVNGEGTDKPAGVVGTELYTPTGDGIIFNIYQTVSEYPVPGPTLYSGAATGVTQAASTVTSTGTALTVGAAATTPASGSGASSSAAPSSSAAATPSSSAAPSSSAAARR